TCGCTTTTTAATAAGAGGAATGCCGTCTTTGAAGTATTGTCCTACAAAGGCAATCGAGGCAACATTCGAGAGAATAACGCCCACCTCTGCCGGCAGTACTCCCGCATCTAAGGTTTTTCCCGTGATCTCATAGATCATAACTCGCTCTGCACCCTGAGGATATCTGGACCGCAAGGGTATAATCTGAATATTAGAAAGTCCTTTTTCCCGAATCAGCCGTGCTAAACCCTCTATGGCATCTGGTTTATTGTCCTCCACACCGATAAAACATTCCTTTAGTTCTAGGTATTTCATGACCAAGAGGCTGCCTTCTATAATATTCTCGGCCTCTTCCAGCATAAGTCGATGGTCGGAAGTAATAAAAGGCTCGCATTCTGCCCCATTTACAATTAAAGTCGTGATGTCTTTGGGTTTAGACGGCGCATACTTGATATGGGTAGGAAAAGCGGCGCCCCCCAATCCCACCAGCCCACTAGATCGAATGGCTTTTACAAAATCTTCTCTGGTCTTGACCTGGGGTCTCTGAATATTCTCCCACAAGGTCTGCTCCTTGTCGGCTTCGATAATCACCAGCTGATCCTCTCCGCCGGAAGCCGATCGAACGCCTTCCACACCTACCACCGTGCCGGAAACGCTGGCATGGACAGGTGCACTGACAAATCCTTCTGTATCCCCAATGGGTTGTCCTACCTGAACCCGGTCTCCCACGGCCACCAATAGGTTGCAAGGAACGCCTATGTGCTGAGACATAGAAAGATAGACAAAATCGGGAGTCGGCAGAACTTCCGTAGGCTTTTGTGCGGTATCCTTCTGGTGAGGTACTACAATACTCTGTAG
The genomic region above belongs to Aminipila butyrica and contains:
- the rsxC gene encoding electron transport complex subunit RsxC, with product MLQRKKHLQSIVVPHQKDTAQKPTEVLPTPDFVYLSMSQHIGVPCNLLVAVGDRVQVGQPIGDTEGFVSAPVHASVSGTVVGVEGVRSASGGEDQLVIIEADKEQTLWENIQRPQVKTREDFVKAIRSSGLVGLGGAAFPTHIKYAPSKPKDITTLIVNGAECEPFITSDHRLMLEEAENIIEGSLLVMKYLELKECFIGVEDNKPDAIEGLARLIREKGLSNIQIIPLRSRYPQGAERVMIYEITGKTLDAGVLPAEVGVILSNVASIAFVGQYFKDGIPLIKKRITVDGNAVTRPANVLCPLGTKISDVIGFCGGYKEKPDKILMGGPMMGRAVFTDQLPVIKNNNALLVFSGRQAWIQEETACINCGRCHRACPFKLLPVQLSTAVDKRDLEALARLKVMQCMECGSCSYVCPARKPLSFNNKLGKNIIKEAAAHGK